The bacterium genome includes a window with the following:
- a CDS encoding antibiotic biosynthesis monooxygenase, which translates to MLVEFALYKVIPGKEAQALTILDEQAAAKRRLEGCRDARVLSASRSVASPSTDPELILTLAEFDDAAAYAAFR; encoded by the coding sequence TATATAAAGTAATCCCCGGCAAGGAGGCGCAGGCGCTCACCATCCTGGACGAGCAGGCCGCCGCCAAGCGCCGCCTGGAGGGCTGCCGCGACGCCCGCGTCCTCTCCGCGTCGCGCTCCGTCGCCAGCCCCTCCACCGACCCCGAGCTTATCCTCACCTTGGCCGAGTTCGACGACGCCGCGGCCTACGCCGCGTTTCGGGA